The Meriones unguiculatus strain TT.TT164.6M chromosome 1, Bangor_MerUng_6.1, whole genome shotgun sequence genome has a segment encoding these proteins:
- the Ubtd1 gene encoding ubiquitin domain-containing protein 1 codes for MGNCVGRQRRERPAAPGHPRKRAGRNEPLKKERLKWKSDYPMTDGQLRSKRDEFWDTAPAFEGRKEIWDALKAAAYAAEANDHELAQAILDGASITLPHGTLCECYDELGNRYQLPIYCLSPPVNLLLEHTEEESLEPPEPTPSVRREFPLKVRLSTGKDVRLNASLPDTVGQLKRQLHSQEGIEPSWQRWFFSGKLLTDRTRLQETKIQKDFVIQVIINQPPPPQD; via the exons GTCGTAATGAGCCCTTGAAGAAGGAGCGACTCAAGTGGAAGAGTGACTATCCCATGACTGATGGGCAGCTGCGGAGCAAGCGAGATGAGTTCTGGGACACAGCACCTGCCTTTGAGGGCCGCAAGGAGATCTGGGATGCCCTCAAGGCTGCCGCCTATGCTGCTGAAGCTAACGACCATGAGCTGGCTCAGGCCATCCTGGATGGAGCCAGCATCACCCTGCCTCACG GAACCCTTTGTGAATGCTATGATGAGCTGGGCAATCGCTACCAACTGCCCATCTATTGCCTGTCACCACCTGTGAACCTGCTGCTGGAGCACACGGAGGAGGAGAGCCTGGAGCCTCCTGAGCCCACCCCTAGTGTGCGCCGTGAATTCCCACTGAAAGTGCGCCTCTCCACAGGCAAGGACGTGAGGCTCAATGCCAGCCTGCCTGACACAGTGGGGCAACTCAAGAGGCAGCTGCACAGCCAGGAGGGCATTGAGCCATCCTGGCAGAGATGGTTCTTCTCTGGGAAGCTGCTTACAGACCGCACACGGCTCCAGGAAACCAAGATTCAGAAAGACTTTGTCATCCAGGTCATCATCAACCAACCGCCGCCCCCCCAGGACTGA